A single Salmo trutta chromosome 14, fSalTru1.1, whole genome shotgun sequence DNA region contains:
- the LOC115147346 gene encoding uncharacterized protein LOC115147346, whose translation MATMEPVANRQSSADSLDEWASEVWGTEEGEMDPILAQDTTPPPHPLVKQAPRAKSEDLGSESPDVQEPKPQVSPSSENLIDSTNKMAEVVPEMEQEALSGVNQVPSSRIQVGDSELEQDLKMLDDNHCEKEEDAVAFRLPLPCTDQASPAEGAPETQPYPLEEEEEEEETIDCISDGKVEVISNPVEEEMSSSDSQGSQEWPSRSHLDDVVEEDKEEEDGAKEDKVKESQSVEMMENGVVRLELNTECPACSELEQGLSETVCATEQASVEGGPVETSSSTPAVQVADKQEVSECPISSDREKTMSDNNNHGTMKAAETSTTTHSPLKRESSDDIFSESPENPESAFAGDGEESQSVDSKPLDISSARRQWVKLDSTRSKPPQPEQSTSSRSSSCSHLADLAQPPGVVTPDKQQGEQLLRNVTAALTHHSNQEVAAQQVFKGATLAPPLATVAKEPANQVKADLLGSGCVVVKEQVGGEREEGKREGDNRQTGGERGQRASGLGAAGEADRKKKVKRSEEKRTNPGLLMSRDSHSKASKMKLGGDLFDDSQSDSGVSADFSPGSTVELQTTTSTSTLTSPPADETPIEREIRRAVQREQSLRRSRGLYNKPPTQEYVDIPLRKSVLTETLASKLDKSQGSKDRQFAGKKMQKEISVETQREQVLVQLGKVRGSYDKGTVRQLKERKKLFEAFQEPKETSSMILSQSKAPSWASASDLSTLEIQGNDSSSVSFVGGSFGERRRSSLELMSQNQSPSGTPKGITYTPHGAPVPQGPTLSESTGGQIIILDNHHHLVLPAPAHVHHVSKPLRHSHSTGTLTETQGLTVVDSASIYSSTSALSGEERRGFWRDEDGGRMDQEEEEEEEEVPKENPFFKLRSSSVSQDKVEQDIREAREREKELRRQRSSLYGGGGGGGGGRPASREVQSPTSPPPPPLLLQNGLVTPELSVTPSSRTASATPTARQSLGKLGVWPPPQTDEYPDSQSEGLQSPRTPRQKTPLLQRWESGQVMNGHGWEEED comes from the exons ATGGCGACAATGGAGCCAGTGGCCAACCGACAGAGCTCAGCCGACTCATTGGACGAGTGGGCCAGCGAGGTTTGGGGGACGGAGGAGGGCGAAATGGACCCCATTCTGGCCCAGGACactacccctcctcctcacccgTTGGTCAAACAGGCACCCAGGGCAAAGTCAGAAGACCTGGGGTCGGAATCTCCAGATGTTCAAGAGCCTAAACCTCAAGTGTCTCCCTCAAGTGAGAACCTTATAGACTCAACAAACAAAATGGCAGAAGTGGTTCCTGAAATGGAGCAGGAGGCACTTTCTGGGGTAAATCAGGTGCCTAGTAGTAGAATCCAGGTGGGTGATAGTGAATTGGAACAAGACCTTAAAATGCTAGATGACAATCACTGTGAGAAGGAGGAAGACGCCGTTGCTTTTCGGTTGCCTCTTCCCTGCACTGACCAAGCCTCACCTGCAGAGGGCGCTCCAGAGACCCAGCCATATCctttggaggaggaagaagaagaagaggagaccATTGACTGTATCAGCgatggtaaggtggaggtgatctcTAACCCTGTAGAGGAGGAAATGTCATCATCTGACAGCCAGGGTAGCCAGGAGTGGCCCTCGAGATCTCACCTTGATGACGTTGTGGAGGAAgacaaagaagaagaagatggtGCCAAGGAAGACAAAGTAAAGGAGTCTCAGTCTGTTGAGATGATGGAAAATGGCGTTGTGCGGTTGGAGTTGAATACAGAGTGTCCAGCTTGTAGTGAACTTGAGCAGGGGCTGTCAGAGACGGTGTGTGCAACAGAGCAGGCTTCTGTAGAAGGGGGTCCTGTTGAAACTAGCAGTAGCACCCCAGCAGTGCAGGTAGCTGACAAGCAAGAGGTTAGTGAGTGCCCAATCAGTAGTGACAGAGAGAAGACAATGTCAGACAATAACAACCATGGTACTATGAAGGCTGCTGAAACTAGCACTACCACCCACTCTCCACTAAAAAGAGAGAGTTCCGATGACATATTCTCTGAGTCCCCAGAAAACCCTGAATCAGCTTTTGCCggtgatggagaggagagccAGAGTGTTGACTCCAAGCCTTTAGACATCAGCTCAGCCCGGAGGCAGTGGGTTAAGCTGGACAGTACCAGAAGCAAACCCCCTCAGCCTGAGCAATCCACCTCCTCTAGATCCTCCTCTTGTAGCCACCTGGCAGACCTGGCTCAGCCCCCGGGTGTAGTTACACCAGATAAACAGCAGGGGGAGCAGTTGTTACGAAATGTCACTGCTGCCCTGACGCATCATAGTAACCAGGAAGTGGCAGCACAACAGGTGTTCAAGGGAGCAACTCTGGCTCCGCCCCTGGCGACGGTCGCCAAGGAGCCAGCTAATCAGGTCAAGGCAGATCTCCTTGGCTCTGGCTGTGTTGTAGTGAAAGAGCaagtgggtggagagagagaggagggaaagagggagggagacaacAGGCAaacaggtggagagagagggcagagagcgaGTGGACTTGGTGCAGCGGGCGAGGCAGACAGGAAGAAAAAAGTGAAACGGAGCGAAGAAAAGAGGACAAACCCTGGGTTGTTGATGTCGAGAGACAGTCACAGCAAAGCTTCCAAGATGAAGTTGGGAGGGGACTTGTTCGATGACAGCCAGAGTGACAGCGGCGTATCTGCTGACTTCTCCCCTGGTAGTACCGTGGAGCTCcaaaccaccacctccacctccaccctcacCTCGCCCCCGGCCGACGAGACCCCCATCGAGAGGGAGATCCGTCGGGCAGTGCAGCGTGAGCAGTCCCTCAGGAGATCCAGGGGCCTCTACAACAAGCCGCCCACCCAGGAATATGTGGACATCCCCCTAAGGAAGTCAGTCTTGACTGAGACCCTGGCTTCCAAATTGGACAAGAGCCAGGGGTCGAAGGACCGTCAATTTGCAGGAAAGAAGATGCAGAAGGAGATCAGTGTAGAGACCCAGAGGGAACAGGTCCTGGTTCAACTAGGGAAAGTTAGAGGTTCCTATGACAAGGGGACAGTACGCCAGCTCAAGGAAAGGAAGAAGTTATTCGAAGCTTTCCAGGAGCCTAAGGAGACATCCTCGATGATATTGTCCCAGAGCAAGGCACCCTCCTGGGCTTCGGCGAGTGACCTCTCCACCCTGGAGATCCAGGGGAACGACTCTTCATCTGTGTCCTTTGTCGGAGGCTCGTTCGGGGAGAGAAGACGTAGTAGCCTGGAGCTGATGTCCCAGAACCAGAGCCCCTCTGGAACACCTAAAGGCATCACCTACACCCCTCATGGGGCCCCTGTCCCCCAGGGCCCCACTCTCTCCGAGAGCACCGGGGGCCAGATCATCATCCTGGATAACCACCACCACCTGGTTCTCCCCGCTCCGGCCCACGTCCACCACGTCTCCAAGCCCCTCAGGCACTCCCACAGTACGGGCACGCTCACCGAGACACAGGGCCTCACCGTGGTCGACTCCGCTTCTATATACTCCTCAACCAGTGCACTcagcggagaagagagaaggggttTTTGGAGggatgaggatggagggaggatggatcaggaggaggaggaggaggaagaggaggttccAAAGGAGAACCCCTTCTTCAAGCTGCGCTCCTCATCGGTGTCTCAGGACAAGGTGGAGCAGGATATCCGGgaagccagggagagagagaaggaactgCGGAGGCAGAGGAGCAGTCTGtacgggggaggaggaggaggaggaggggggaggccaGCCAGTAGGGAGgtacagagtcccacttctcctcctcctccacctctactTTTACAGAACGGACTGGTGACCCCTGAACTATCTGTTACCCCCTCATCGCGGACAGCCTCTGCAACACCAACAG CGAGACAGTCTCTTGGGAAGCTGGGCGTGTGGcctccaccacagacagatgagTATCCGGATAGCCAATCAGAG GGCCTCCAGAGCCCGCGGACCCCCAGACAGAAGACTCCTCTCCTGCAGCGCTGGGAGTCCGGCCAGGTCATGAACGGCCatggatgggaggaggaggactaA